The following proteins are encoded in a genomic region of Thermaerobacter sp. FW80:
- a CDS encoding ABC transporter permease subunit, producing MRGCFHVFRTELRLARRGLFIWAGVMVGMVGVYLGLFPYVQDPVMVEALKAVPEALLRALSFTPSAIADVNSYHGISTMGYVVLLATIYGLMQAGGSVAREPDLGAVEFLYTRPVTRRAIMAAKVAAFAVLAVVLWLFIFAASMAVGLAVAKDDFDLSRQATTHLAGFVATLAAGGVAFAIAPFFQRTQTATSVAVGIGLGSFVVHALAQLSDRLNFLRYFTLQYYTALDRAAAGDPFVPGMLVLLGVFLAGSALGTLLLHRKDFA from the coding sequence GTGAGGGGGTGCTTCCACGTATTCCGGACGGAACTGCGCCTTGCTCGCCGCGGCCTGTTCATCTGGGCGGGTGTGATGGTGGGGATGGTCGGGGTGTACCTGGGGTTGTTCCCGTACGTCCAGGATCCCGTCATGGTGGAGGCCCTGAAGGCCGTTCCCGAGGCACTCTTGAGGGCCCTTAGCTTTACTCCCTCCGCCATCGCCGACGTCAACAGCTACCACGGCATCTCCACCATGGGCTACGTGGTGCTCCTGGCCACGATCTACGGCCTGATGCAAGCGGGTGGCAGCGTGGCCCGCGAGCCGGATTTGGGAGCGGTGGAGTTCCTTTACACGCGACCGGTGACCCGCAGGGCGATCATGGCGGCCAAGGTGGCGGCCTTCGCCGTACTGGCGGTCGTCCTGTGGCTCTTCATCTTTGCCGCGAGCATGGCGGTCGGCCTCGCCGTCGCCAAGGACGACTTCGACCTCTCCCGGCAGGCGACGACGCACCTGGCCGGGTTTGTTGCAACCCTGGCCGCGGGCGGCGTGGCCTTCGCCATCGCCCCCTTCTTCCAGCGCACCCAAACCGCCACGTCCGTCGCCGTTGGCATCGGCCTCGGGTCCTTCGTCGTGCACGCCCTCGCCCAGTTGTCGGACCGGTTGAACTTTCTCCGCTATTTCACCCTGCAGTACTACACCGCCCTGGACCGGGCGGCGGCCGGGGACCCCTTCGTGCCGGGCATGCTGGTGCTCCTGGGCGTCTTCCTAGCCGGATCCGCCCTGGGTACCCTCCTCCTTCACCGGAAGGACTTCGCGTGA
- a CDS encoding transposase — translation MAYNFRPVNRGQLYLLPPSLRDGLPEDHLAWFLIDAVEQMDLRAFYEKYRADGWGGESYDPTMMVTLLLYAYCVGERSSRRIERLCLEDVAFRVITANQKPDHVTIARFRQRHARELAALFTQVLRLCREAGLGKVGVVALDGTKVKANASLAANRTYDAIRQEVEKMLREAEATDREEDERYGPGRRGDELPEELRHRASRLERLKACKRRLEDEAAREAARQQARIEERKAQEQATGKKRRGRKPKAPDPSVDPAAKANVTDPDSRIMKTRQGFVQGYNAQAVVTEDQLIVAAAVTQDANDVGQLHPMLQQAQANLQAAGVDKPIRAVVADAGYWSEANVKQAPADGPELFLATSKEWKQRQAWKDAPPPRGRIPKGLSLRERMERKLRTRRGQAIYAKRSQTVEPVFGQIKTVRGADRFLRRGLAACDSEWKLLCLTHNLLKLWRRVRERSATLPFECTVAGLA, via the coding sequence ATGGCCTACAACTTCCGCCCGGTGAACCGCGGCCAACTGTACCTGCTCCCACCGAGCCTTCGCGACGGGCTGCCTGAGGATCACCTGGCCTGGTTTCTGATCGACGCCGTCGAGCAGATGGACCTGCGGGCCTTTTACGAGAAGTACCGCGCCGACGGTTGGGGCGGAGAGAGTTACGACCCCACCATGATGGTGACGCTCCTGCTGTACGCCTACTGCGTCGGCGAACGGTCGAGCCGGCGGATCGAGCGGTTGTGCCTCGAGGACGTGGCCTTCCGGGTGATCACCGCCAACCAGAAGCCGGATCACGTGACCATCGCCCGCTTCCGCCAGCGCCATGCACGGGAGCTGGCCGCGCTGTTCACCCAGGTGCTGCGGCTGTGCCGTGAGGCGGGGCTGGGGAAGGTCGGCGTGGTGGCACTGGACGGGACGAAAGTCAAGGCCAACGCCTCGCTGGCGGCCAACCGAACCTACGATGCGATTCGCCAGGAAGTGGAGAAGATGCTCCGGGAGGCGGAGGCCACGGACCGGGAAGAAGATGAGCGGTACGGCCCCGGGCGTCGTGGGGACGAGTTGCCGGAGGAGCTGCGCCACCGTGCGAGCCGGCTGGAGCGGCTGAAGGCATGCAAGCGGCGGCTGGAGGACGAGGCGGCCCGGGAAGCCGCCCGGCAGCAGGCCCGCATCGAGGAGCGGAAGGCGCAGGAGCAGGCGACCGGCAAGAAGCGGCGGGGGCGCAAGCCGAAGGCGCCGGATCCCTCGGTGGATCCGGCGGCGAAGGCGAACGTCACGGACCCGGACAGCCGGATCATGAAGACCCGGCAGGGCTTTGTGCAAGGGTACAACGCCCAGGCGGTGGTGACCGAAGACCAGCTCATCGTGGCGGCGGCGGTGACGCAGGACGCCAACGACGTGGGCCAACTGCACCCGATGCTCCAACAAGCGCAAGCCAACCTCCAGGCAGCAGGTGTGGACAAACCCATCCGGGCCGTGGTGGCCGACGCGGGGTACTGGAGCGAGGCGAACGTGAAGCAGGCGCCGGCGGATGGGCCGGAACTGTTCCTGGCGACGAGCAAGGAGTGGAAGCAGCGCCAAGCCTGGAAGGATGCACCCCCTCCGCGAGGCCGGATCCCGAAGGGGCTGAGCCTGCGGGAGCGGATGGAACGCAAGCTGCGGACCCGGCGAGGGCAGGCGATCTACGCCAAGCGCAGCCAGACCGTGGAGCCCGTGTTCGGGCAGATCAAGACCGTGCGAGGGGCCGACCGGTTCCTCCGTCGGGGTCTGGCGGCGTGTGACAGCGAGTGGAAGCTGCTTTGCTTGACCCACAACTTGCTGAAGCTCTGGCGGAGGGTCAGGGAGCGATCCGCCACCTTGCCCTTTGAATGTACGGTGGCGGGCTTGGCGTAG
- a CDS encoding IS1182 family transposase has product MLGRLDQQRNFFDEILFNHMLPADHPLLDIDRAVDFSFVEEETADLYSADQGRPSYPPEQLVRILFLAVWANLSDVQVCQQLRYNVLYRYFCRLGWEDAIPDDTTLVRFRQRLGEERWQRLLQRLVEQARAKGCLKGRWLVMDSSPVVAHAAARTRVQLLREGRQRLLQAVRQAAPPVAKELEALAEPVPDATYEDQDQLLQAEQERTEALLAAITSRQAAKAPAVRRVRKQVERVLKDERVASYADPEARWGHQRREKPFFGYKMHLATDETGFVLAATVTAGNASDLEGAPALVEQARVQGLRPRRLVADKAYDATRLREDLVRQGIRPYIPQRTQRQRLPKQGFTYDKRRRQWICPEGHRSIGQSPHQRGGWLVYFSERACRGCPRAGSCLSRSQTRKVLYWHPGTEANRPRGLKRALRVRKVVERTFGEAKQWHGLGRSRYRGRERTAIQVLLTCLVLNAKKMARRFKDAPGRGKRTRAAEQAAA; this is encoded by the coding sequence ATGTTGGGACGGTTGGATCAGCAGCGGAACTTCTTCGATGAGATCCTCTTCAACCACATGCTGCCGGCGGACCATCCCCTCCTGGACATCGACCGGGCTGTCGATTTCTCGTTCGTGGAGGAAGAGACGGCCGATCTGTACAGCGCCGATCAAGGCCGGCCTTCGTATCCGCCGGAGCAGCTGGTGCGCATCCTCTTCCTGGCGGTGTGGGCCAACCTGTCGGACGTGCAGGTCTGCCAGCAGCTGCGCTACAACGTCCTCTATCGCTACTTCTGCCGCCTTGGCTGGGAGGACGCGATTCCCGACGACACGACGCTGGTGCGGTTTCGGCAGCGGTTGGGGGAGGAGCGGTGGCAGCGGCTGCTGCAGCGGCTAGTGGAGCAGGCGCGGGCGAAGGGATGCCTGAAAGGCCGCTGGTTGGTGATGGACTCCAGCCCGGTGGTGGCCCATGCGGCCGCCCGCACGCGGGTGCAGCTTTTGCGGGAGGGGCGGCAGCGGCTGCTGCAAGCCGTCCGGCAGGCGGCGCCGCCGGTGGCGAAGGAACTGGAGGCGCTGGCCGAGCCGGTGCCGGACGCGACCTATGAAGATCAGGATCAGCTGCTGCAGGCGGAACAGGAACGGACGGAAGCCTTGCTGGCGGCGATCACGTCGCGGCAAGCCGCGAAGGCACCGGCGGTGCGACGCGTACGGAAGCAAGTGGAGCGGGTGCTGAAGGACGAACGGGTGGCGAGCTACGCGGACCCGGAGGCGCGTTGGGGACACCAGCGCCGGGAGAAGCCTTTTTTCGGCTACAAGATGCATCTGGCGACGGATGAGACCGGCTTTGTGCTGGCGGCGACGGTGACGGCGGGGAACGCGAGCGACCTCGAAGGGGCGCCGGCGCTGGTGGAACAAGCGCGCGTCCAGGGGCTCCGGCCACGGCGGCTGGTGGCGGACAAGGCGTATGACGCCACGAGGTTGAGGGAGGATCTCGTTCGGCAAGGCATCCGTCCGTACATCCCCCAGCGGACGCAAAGGCAAAGGCTGCCCAAGCAAGGGTTCACGTACGACAAGCGCCGCCGGCAGTGGATCTGTCCCGAGGGCCACCGCTCCATCGGCCAGAGCCCGCACCAGCGCGGGGGGTGGCTGGTGTACTTTTCCGAGCGAGCCTGCCGCGGCTGCCCCCGGGCGGGGAGCTGTCTGAGCCGGAGCCAGACGCGGAAGGTGTTGTACTGGCATCCGGGCACGGAAGCGAACCGGCCGCGGGGGCTGAAACGGGCCTTGCGCGTCCGGAAGGTCGTCGAGCGCACCTTTGGGGAGGCCAAGCAGTGGCACGGCCTCGGGCGGAGCCGTTACCGGGGCCGGGAACGGACGGCGATTCAGGTGCTGCTGACCTGCCTGGTGCTCAACGCCAAGAAGATGGCCCGTCGATTCAAAGACGCGCCTGGACGCGGGAAGAGGACTCGGGCCGCGGAGCAGGCGGCCGCCTGA
- a CDS encoding transposase, which produces MHQRTTSGNLTSSPTWEGLHEWLRNAIQALIQEALEAEVTELLGRVRYPRRAAVDAPAGYRNGYGKPRKLTTPMGTLTLRRPRVRGLEERFESRILPLKGAPIRILGFLRGRYAID; this is translated from the coding sequence ATGCACCAGCGGACCACGTCGGGGAACCTGACGTCAAGCCCCACCTGGGAAGGACTGCACGAGTGGCTGCGGAACGCGATCCAGGCGCTGATCCAGGAGGCGCTGGAGGCCGAGGTGACCGAGCTTTTGGGCCGGGTCCGCTACCCGCGGCGTGCCGCCGTCGATGCACCGGCCGGGTACCGGAACGGGTACGGCAAGCCGCGGAAGCTGACCACCCCCATGGGCACCCTGACCCTGCGGCGTCCCCGGGTGCGGGGCCTCGAGGAGCGGTTCGAGAGCCGGATTCTGCCTCTTAAAGGTGCCCCGATCAGGATCTTGGGTTTCTTACGGGGACGGTATGCCATTGATTGA